Proteins found in one Longimicrobium sp. genomic segment:
- a CDS encoding CPBP family intramembrane glutamic endopeptidase, translated as MPRYFELTRKHSYSLLFALPVLLAYEAGAWLINGSTQGLRNGADVLLRTVLAAGGIHSTVVFTAILALGAAVLIARERRKEAVPLRGAVFGGMMMESVLYALVFGTIVGTLTTWVLGGWRLAADQGGALDRVPFRDGVVLSLGAGFYEELLFRVILVGGLLAVFKQSKVGRTAGRVYAAVLAALLFSAFHYIGPYAYPLELGSFMFRFISGLALNALFITRGFGIAVWTHALYDIYVLMAQR; from the coding sequence ATGCCCCGCTACTTCGAGCTGACCCGCAAGCACAGCTACTCGCTGCTCTTCGCCCTCCCCGTGCTGCTGGCGTACGAGGCCGGCGCGTGGCTGATCAACGGCTCCACGCAGGGGCTGCGCAACGGCGCCGACGTCCTGCTCCGCACCGTGCTGGCGGCCGGGGGAATCCACAGCACCGTGGTGTTCACCGCCATCCTGGCGCTGGGCGCGGCGGTGCTGATCGCGCGGGAGCGGCGGAAGGAGGCGGTTCCGCTCCGCGGCGCGGTGTTCGGGGGGATGATGATGGAGAGCGTGCTGTACGCGCTGGTGTTCGGCACCATCGTGGGCACGCTGACCACCTGGGTGCTGGGGGGATGGCGCCTGGCCGCGGACCAGGGCGGCGCGCTCGACCGCGTCCCCTTCCGCGACGGCGTGGTCCTCTCGCTCGGCGCCGGGTTCTACGAGGAGCTGCTCTTCCGCGTCATCCTCGTCGGAGGCCTTCTCGCCGTCTTCAAGCAGTCGAAGGTCGGGCGGACGGCGGGGCGGGTGTACGCGGCGGTGCTGGCGGCGCTCCTCTTCTCCGCCTTCCACTACATCGGCCCGTACGCCTATCCGCTGGAGCTGGGGTCGTTCATGTTCCGCTTCATCAGCGGGCTGGCGCTGAACGCGCTGTTCATCACCCGCGGCTTCGGCATCGCCGTGTGGACGCACGCGCTATACGACATCTACGTGCTGATGGCGCAGCGCTGA
- a CDS encoding BON domain-containing protein yields MAVLAMAGSAAGCSLFSRKKPADTPAMIAARQAEDARIAHEVEARLAAEPSIGGGKVRAQVERGEVTLFGGVTGFGALRCAERNAGLVRGVRLVIDQLVLDPGPRDVRCLAPRVFPGTRTASQ; encoded by the coding sequence ATGGCCGTGCTGGCGATGGCGGGCTCCGCCGCGGGGTGCAGCCTCTTCTCGCGGAAGAAGCCCGCCGACACGCCCGCGATGATCGCCGCGCGCCAGGCCGAGGACGCCCGCATCGCGCACGAGGTGGAGGCGCGGCTGGCGGCCGAGCCCTCCATCGGCGGGGGGAAGGTGCGCGCCCAGGTGGAGCGCGGCGAGGTGACGCTGTTCGGCGGCGTCACCGGCTTCGGCGCGCTGCGCTGCGCGGAGCGGAACGCCGGCCTGGTGCGCGGCGTGCGGCTGGTGATCGACCAACTCGTGCTGGACCCCGGCCCGCGCGACGTGCGGTGCCTGGCCCCGCGCGTGTTCCCCGGCACCCGCACCGCGAGCCAGTGA
- a CDS encoding transglycosylase SLT domain-containing protein gives MPRARTRRPPVRRTRRRAARPKLRLRAGPRLWVAVAAAVLLLALPATRHGLRDAARAVARAVADARAAEARERVVGEYARRYGIAREMADAIERAARAERVDTDLAFRLVRVESAFNPRAVSPVGAIGLTQMMLPTALELQPGITRERLFDRDTNLRLGFRYFRSLLRFYGGDVETALHAYNRGIGTVARIRAEGGDPANGYAEKVRGSVGASPVDLVPRDTTAPRPIPPRVDELAPTRLPSGT, from the coding sequence TTGCCCCGAGCCCGCACCCGCCGTCCGCCCGTACGCCGCACCCGCCGCCGCGCCGCGCGCCCGAAGCTGCGGCTGCGCGCCGGCCCGCGCTTGTGGGTGGCGGTTGCGGCCGCGGTGCTCCTCCTCGCCCTCCCGGCGACGCGGCACGGGCTGAGGGATGCGGCGCGGGCGGTCGCGCGCGCGGTGGCCGATGCACGCGCGGCGGAGGCGCGCGAGCGCGTGGTGGGCGAGTACGCGCGCCGCTACGGCATCGCGCGGGAGATGGCGGACGCCATCGAGCGCGCCGCCCGCGCCGAGCGCGTGGACACGGATCTCGCCTTCCGCCTGGTGCGCGTGGAGAGCGCCTTCAACCCGCGCGCGGTCAGCCCCGTCGGCGCCATCGGGCTGACGCAGATGATGCTGCCGACCGCGCTGGAGCTGCAGCCCGGCATCACCCGCGAGCGGCTGTTCGACCGCGACACCAACCTGCGCCTGGGCTTCCGCTACTTCCGCTCGCTCCTGCGCTTCTACGGCGGCGACGTGGAGACGGCGCTGCACGCGTACAACCGCGGCATCGGCACCGTCGCCCGCATCCGCGCGGAGGGCGGCGACCCGGCGAACGGCTACGCGGAGAAGGTGCGCGGCAGCGTCGGCGCCTCGCCCGTCGACCTCGTCCCGCGCGACACCACCGCGCCCAGGCCCATCCCGCCGCGTGTGGACGAGCTCGCCCCGACGCGTCTGCCATCGGGAACGTGA
- a CDS encoding acyl-CoA dehydrogenase family protein — MDPRSTPEIEALCQSARAIVDETLIPAEPEILRTGAVPAEGMRRLKEAGLFGITIPREFGGLGFHTYAQVRVHEELARAHHGFLAALTLSNGIGVSALLTAGSDELRRRYVPAVARGDLTTAFALTEPEAGSDAGRIRTRAVRHGDEWVIDGTKHYITNGPTAELVTVIAVTDPEKGTRGGVTAFLIDRREMEGVVVEEVQRTMGTPPYSQARLRFDGVRVPSSHVLGAEGEGFRLAMGALDHGRIAVAAGALGPMARLIDAMVARAKSREQFGGPIAQFQGVQWMIADSETDRYAARQMTYDAAWRMDRGERVTREASMAKLFATEAVGRVADRAVQLFGGQGVMEEGPVQHLYRDVRVMRIYEGTSEIQRLVIAREALKG; from the coding sequence ATGGACCCCCGCTCCACCCCCGAGATCGAGGCGCTGTGCCAATCGGCGCGCGCCATCGTCGACGAGACGCTGATCCCCGCCGAGCCGGAGATCCTCCGCACCGGCGCCGTCCCCGCGGAAGGGATGCGGCGGCTGAAGGAGGCGGGGCTCTTCGGCATCACCATCCCCCGCGAGTTCGGCGGCCTGGGCTTCCACACCTACGCCCAAGTGCGCGTGCACGAGGAGCTCGCCCGCGCGCACCACGGCTTCCTGGCCGCGCTGACGCTGTCCAACGGCATCGGCGTGTCCGCGCTGCTGACCGCGGGGAGCGACGAGCTGAGGAGGAGATACGTCCCCGCCGTGGCGCGAGGCGACCTGACGACGGCGTTCGCGCTGACCGAGCCGGAGGCAGGCTCCGACGCGGGCCGCATCCGCACGCGCGCCGTCCGCCACGGCGACGAGTGGGTGATCGACGGAACCAAGCACTACATCACCAACGGCCCCACCGCCGAGCTGGTGACGGTGATCGCGGTGACCGATCCGGAGAAGGGCACCCGCGGCGGGGTGACGGCGTTCCTGATCGACCGGCGGGAGATGGAGGGCGTGGTGGTGGAGGAGGTGCAGCGTACGATGGGGACGCCGCCGTACTCGCAGGCGCGGCTGCGCTTCGACGGCGTGCGCGTCCCCTCGTCCCACGTTCTCGGCGCGGAGGGCGAGGGGTTCCGGCTGGCGATGGGCGCGCTGGACCACGGCCGCATCGCCGTGGCCGCGGGCGCGCTGGGGCCGATGGCGCGGCTGATCGACGCGATGGTGGCGCGGGCGAAGAGCCGCGAGCAGTTCGGCGGGCCGATCGCGCAGTTCCAGGGCGTGCAGTGGATGATCGCCGACAGCGAGACCGACCGCTACGCCGCACGGCAGATGACCTACGACGCCGCGTGGCGGATGGACCGCGGCGAGCGGGTGACGCGCGAGGCGTCGATGGCCAAGCTCTTCGCCACCGAGGCGGTGGGCCGCGTCGCCGACCGCGCGGTGCAGCTCTTCGGCGGGCAGGGGGTGATGGAGGAAGGCCCCGTCCAGCACCTCTACCGCGACGTGCGGGTGATGCGCATCTACGAAGGCACCAGCGAGATCCAGCGCCTCGTCATCGCCCGCGAGGCGCTGAAGGGATGA
- a CDS encoding SDR family oxidoreductase — MPAPALRELFDLTGRVALVTGGGRGLGAEIAAGLAQAGASVAVASRKLEACEEVARELRDTFGARTLALKMDVASEDDVRAGVDATENELGPVDLLVNNSGTSWGAPAAEMPLEAWQKVMEVNATGAFLCSREVGRRLIARGAPGAILNVASIAGLAGTPPEVLDAVGYTASKGALIAMTRDLAVKWARHGIRVNAIAPGFFPTKMSKVVLERAEKAIARAVPLGRVGSEGELMGTAVFLLSPAAGYVTGQVLAVDGGLTAG; from the coding sequence GTGCCCGCACCCGCCCTGCGCGAGCTGTTCGACCTGACCGGGCGCGTGGCGCTGGTGACCGGCGGCGGCCGCGGGCTGGGCGCCGAGATCGCCGCGGGGCTGGCGCAGGCGGGCGCGTCCGTCGCGGTCGCCTCGCGGAAGCTGGAGGCGTGCGAGGAGGTCGCCCGCGAGCTGCGCGACACGTTCGGCGCCCGCACGCTGGCGCTGAAGATGGACGTGGCCAGCGAGGACGACGTGCGCGCCGGCGTGGACGCGACGGAGAACGAGTTGGGGCCGGTGGACCTGCTGGTGAACAACAGCGGCACCTCGTGGGGCGCGCCGGCGGCCGAGATGCCGCTGGAGGCGTGGCAGAAGGTGATGGAGGTGAACGCCACCGGCGCCTTCCTCTGCTCGCGCGAGGTGGGCCGCCGGCTGATCGCGCGCGGCGCGCCGGGCGCGATCCTGAACGTGGCCTCGATCGCGGGGCTGGCGGGAACGCCGCCGGAGGTTCTGGACGCGGTGGGATATACAGCGAGCAAGGGGGCGCTGATCGCCATGACGCGCGACCTGGCGGTGAAGTGGGCGCGCCACGGCATCCGCGTGAACGCCATCGCCCCCGGCTTCTTCCCCACGAAGATGTCGAAGGTGGTGCTGGAGCGCGCCGAGAAGGCCATCGCCCGGGCCGTCCCGCTGGGCCGCGTGGGGAGCGAGGGCGAGCTGATGGGCACCGCCGTCTTCCTCCTCTCCCCCGCCGCCGGCTACGTCACCGGACAGGTGCTGGCGGTGGATGGCGGGCTGACCGCGGGGTAG
- a CDS encoding 3-hydroxyacyl-CoA dehydrogenase NAD-binding domain-containing protein, producing the protein MASTLTEEPVVAAPSPVRMDVEDGIAIVRLNQPGKPQNVISADLVMAMHEILDRLEGGGEGVRAAILISDKKGSWIAGADIDQFKDFRTPADGENASREGQKLLNRLERLVIPTVAAIDGAALGGGLETALACTYRIATDSPKTKIGLPEVNLGIIPGAGGTARLPRLVGLAGALELMLTGKQLDGRRARSTGVVDEVVPAPVLLREAKRAAKDLASGKLKPKGARRRGSPKFAENLPGVRGFILRKARQGVMSKTHGLYPAPLKLLEVVDRGLDKRIDDALELEAKAFGELAVTPEARSLVHLFFTSTAAKNDPPVPEGTKPQDVDHIAVVGAGFMGAGIAAVSAESGIEVRLKDVKPEAAAKGLRTARETLIKRAKRKKLKPYQITAIIDRVEPTAEYTGFHTADVIVEAVFEEVSLKHSVIKEIEAHIGPETVLGSNTSTIPISRLAEASAHPENVIGLHFFSPVDKMPLLEIITHPGTAPWVTATSHAYGKKIGKTPIIVNDSPGFFANRILSPYMAEAALLLEEGVRIEDIDRAMVTWGYPVGPITLYDEVGLDVAQKAGTIMAEAFADRMTPVTVIQKMVADGRLGRKNGKGFFKYGEDGKKTEPDEAVYALIGNPAPKKLERKEIQDRLGLMMVNEAVRTLEEGVLHSARDGDVGAVMGIGFPPFRGGPFWYVDTVGAADVVQRLRALQAKHGKRFAPAQMLVDYAEQGKKFFPEG; encoded by the coding sequence ATGGCAAGCACGCTGACCGAGGAGCCGGTCGTGGCCGCCCCGTCGCCCGTCCGCATGGACGTGGAGGACGGCATCGCCATCGTCCGCCTCAACCAGCCCGGAAAGCCGCAGAACGTCATCTCCGCCGACCTGGTCATGGCGATGCACGAGATCCTGGACCGGCTGGAGGGCGGCGGCGAGGGCGTGCGCGCGGCGATCCTCATCTCCGACAAGAAGGGGAGCTGGATCGCCGGCGCCGACATCGACCAGTTCAAGGACTTCCGGACGCCCGCCGACGGCGAGAACGCCAGCCGCGAGGGGCAGAAGCTGCTCAACCGCCTGGAGCGCCTGGTCATCCCCACCGTCGCCGCCATCGACGGCGCGGCGCTGGGCGGCGGGCTGGAGACGGCGCTGGCCTGCACCTACCGCATCGCCACCGACTCGCCGAAGACCAAGATCGGGCTGCCGGAGGTGAACCTGGGGATCATCCCCGGCGCGGGCGGCACCGCGCGCCTCCCGCGCCTCGTCGGTCTCGCCGGCGCGCTGGAGCTGATGCTGACCGGGAAGCAGCTCGACGGCCGCCGCGCCCGCTCCACCGGCGTGGTCGACGAGGTCGTCCCCGCCCCCGTCCTCCTGCGCGAGGCGAAGCGGGCGGCGAAGGACCTCGCCTCGGGGAAGCTGAAGCCGAAGGGCGCGCGCCGCCGCGGCTCGCCGAAATTCGCCGAGAACCTCCCCGGGGTGCGCGGCTTCATCCTGCGCAAGGCGCGGCAAGGGGTGATGAGCAAGACGCACGGCCTCTACCCCGCGCCGCTCAAGCTGCTCGAGGTGGTGGACCGCGGCCTCGACAAGCGCATCGACGACGCGCTCGAGCTCGAGGCGAAGGCGTTCGGCGAGTTGGCGGTGACGCCGGAGGCGCGCTCGCTGGTGCACCTCTTCTTCACCTCCACCGCGGCGAAGAACGACCCCCCCGTGCCGGAGGGGACGAAGCCGCAGGACGTGGACCACATCGCCGTGGTCGGCGCGGGGTTCATGGGCGCGGGGATCGCCGCCGTCAGCGCGGAGAGCGGGATCGAGGTGCGGCTGAAGGACGTGAAGCCGGAAGCGGCGGCGAAGGGGCTCAGGACGGCGCGCGAGACGCTGATCAAGCGGGCCAAGCGCAAGAAGCTGAAGCCGTACCAGATCACCGCCATCATCGACCGCGTGGAGCCGACCGCCGAGTACACCGGCTTCCACACGGCCGACGTCATCGTCGAGGCGGTGTTCGAGGAGGTGTCGCTCAAGCACAGCGTGATCAAGGAGATCGAGGCGCACATCGGCCCGGAGACGGTGCTCGGCTCCAACACGTCGACGATCCCCATCTCGCGGCTGGCGGAGGCGTCGGCGCACCCGGAGAACGTGATCGGGCTGCACTTCTTCTCGCCCGTGGACAAGATGCCGCTGCTGGAGATCATCACCCATCCCGGCACCGCGCCGTGGGTGACGGCGACCAGTCACGCGTACGGGAAGAAGATCGGGAAGACGCCGATCATCGTGAACGACAGCCCGGGCTTCTTCGCCAACCGCATCCTCAGCCCCTACATGGCCGAGGCCGCGCTCCTGCTGGAAGAGGGCGTGCGCATCGAGGACATCGACAGGGCGATGGTGACGTGGGGCTATCCCGTGGGCCCCATCACCCTGTACGACGAGGTGGGGCTGGACGTGGCGCAGAAGGCGGGGACGATCATGGCCGAGGCCTTCGCCGACCGGATGACGCCGGTGACGGTGATCCAGAAGATGGTGGCGGACGGGCGGCTGGGGCGGAAGAACGGGAAGGGCTTCTTCAAGTATGGGGAAGACGGGAAGAAGACCGAGCCGGACGAGGCCGTGTACGCGCTGATCGGCAACCCCGCGCCGAAGAAGCTGGAGCGCAAGGAGATCCAGGACCGGCTCGGGCTGATGATGGTGAACGAGGCGGTGCGCACGCTGGAGGAAGGCGTCCTGCACTCCGCGCGCGACGGCGACGTGGGCGCGGTGATGGGGATCGGCTTCCCGCCCTTCCGCGGCGGCCCGTTCTGGTACGTGGACACCGTCGGCGCGGCGGACGTGGTGCAGCGCCTGCGCGCGCTGCAGGCGAAGCACGGCAAGCGCTTCGCCCCCGCGCAGATGCTGGTGGACTACGCCGAGCAGGGGAAGAAGTTCTTCCCCGAAGGCTGA
- a CDS encoding MBL fold metallo-hydrolase has product MSLAVQVAPGVHRVSVPLPFPPGEVAAWVIEGDEGHTLVDTGIDTPPARDALRAAADEVGVTRESLAYVVLTHAHPDHYGLAGPVREWSGARVAIHEEEEKLARRFVDRWPEDRLHAAEVFAEIGVPAAVIPGFLRASDLIHSFYACFHPDIVLTGARGPLPGGGGWEWIHTPGHSPGHVTVYHPERRILITGDHVLPRISPNIGADMYASEPLSDYLASLRALRELPVDLVLPSHGEPFEDLASRIDAIAAHHDERNGQILAFLAAGPRTSFDVARGVFGDLPPDNLLHAVRESRAHLAYLERHGRVRHSRDAGVETWRLA; this is encoded by the coding sequence GTGAGCCTGGCCGTCCAGGTCGCCCCCGGCGTCCACCGCGTCTCCGTCCCCCTCCCCTTTCCGCCCGGCGAGGTGGCCGCGTGGGTGATCGAGGGCGACGAGGGGCACACGCTGGTGGACACGGGGATCGACACCCCGCCCGCCCGCGATGCCCTCCGCGCCGCCGCCGACGAGGTGGGGGTCACGCGCGAGTCGCTGGCGTACGTCGTCCTCACCCACGCCCACCCGGACCACTACGGGCTGGCCGGCCCCGTGCGCGAGTGGAGCGGCGCGCGGGTCGCCATCCACGAGGAGGAGGAGAAGCTCGCGCGCCGCTTCGTGGACCGCTGGCCCGAGGACCGGCTGCACGCGGCCGAGGTGTTCGCGGAGATCGGCGTCCCCGCGGCGGTGATCCCCGGCTTCCTGCGCGCGAGCGACCTGATCCACTCGTTCTACGCGTGCTTCCACCCCGACATCGTGCTCACCGGCGCGCGCGGGCCGCTCCCGGGCGGCGGGGGATGGGAGTGGATCCACACGCCCGGGCACTCGCCGGGGCACGTCACCGTCTATCACCCGGAGCGGCGGATCCTGATCACGGGCGACCACGTGCTCCCGCGCATCTCGCCCAACATCGGCGCGGACATGTACGCGTCGGAGCCGCTGTCGGACTACCTCGCGTCGCTCCGCGCGCTGCGCGAGCTCCCCGTGGACCTCGTCCTCCCGTCGCACGGCGAGCCGTTCGAGGACCTGGCCAGCCGCATCGACGCCATCGCCGCGCACCACGACGAGCGCAACGGGCAGATCCTGGCCTTCCTCGCCGCCGGCCCGCGCACCTCGTTCGACGTCGCCCGCGGCGTGTTCGGCGACCTGCCGCCCGACAACCTGCTGCACGCGGTGCGCGAGAGCCGCGCGCACCTCGCCTACCTCGAGCGCCACGGCCGCGTCCGCCACTCGCGCGACGCCGGGGTGGAGACGTGGCGGCTGGCGTGA